One Megalops cyprinoides isolate fMegCyp1 chromosome 17, fMegCyp1.pri, whole genome shotgun sequence DNA window includes the following coding sequences:
- the tab2 gene encoding LOW QUALITY PROTEIN: TGF-beta-activated kinase 1 and MAP3K7-binding protein 2 (The sequence of the model RefSeq protein was modified relative to this genomic sequence to represent the inferred CDS: deleted 1 base in 1 codon), which yields MAQGSHQIDIQVLHDLRQKFPEVPEGVVSQCVLQNNNNLDACCEYLSQVSTGYLYGEGNLSFSDDPGLSRLRNHMTQLNLGLQSQNVHAPPPRDGLRMNGSRTLSHSLSDGPLQTGQPNSEFFPAEPQSAPAQAPPGLGVFGATDTAARKPQPPQHLGLYQLGGKGHSAGGPHQAPRFNPITVTLAPNIQTGRNTPTSLHIHGGPQPGLNSPQGNSIYIRPYVTQPGTTRQAQQQQQQQQAGWAQYSPTSQPPQVYQISSHPSALPGSWALPSQHSSSSHTSPHQSQGHQTSHVYMPISSPTNPQAPSILQAPPGGGSSAGPAPGTPAPSASFSQYNIQNISTGPRKNQIEIKLESPQRCNSGTTALLRSGGGPRPSCASSSCPSSSSSVGVASACSTAPLCIGGPGLSRSQPTVYISASPPSAATASSSDDAATAPSGSRSQPKFYISANAAGDDGGGRNPPTVYISANPPLQGPSGARNMSGQVSMGPAYIHHHPPKSRASVGGGGAVTSPRVVVTQPNTKYTFKITVSPNKPPAVSPGVVSPTFEPTNLLSLPSEHFAEPDPHHLSDPLSAHRDRPSEPRRPSMGSDDAAYTQALLIHQKARMERLWHELELKKKKLEKLKEEVNEMENDLTRRRLQRSNSVSQIPSIEEMKQLRSKNRSLQIDIDCLTKEIDLLQTRGPNFNPSAIHNFYDNIGFLGPVPPKPKGTLTVGPECRGSVDRRGRKINVSSRLKMDPSTPPAALPLDSSSKNPKTVGEVEEDEGAQWSCTACTFLNHPALNRCEQCEFPRHF from the exons TCACATGACCCAGCTGAATCTGGGCCTGCAGTCTCAGAATGTGCATGCG CCCCCCCCGCGGGACGGCCTAAGGATGAACGGCAGCCGGACTCTGTCCCACAGCCTGAGCGACGGGCCCCTGCAGACGGGCCAACCCAACAGCGAGTTCTTCCCGGCGGAGCCTCAGTCGGCGCCCGCACAGGCGCCGCCCGGCCTCGGCGTCTTCGGCGCCACGGACACCGCCGCCCGCAAGCCGCAGCCACCCCAGCACCTGGGACTCTACCAGCTGGGCGGCAAGGGCCACTCCGCGGGGGGGCCTCACCAGGCCCCCCGCTTCAACCCCATCACCGTCACCCTGGCGCCCAACATCCAGACGGGCCGCAACACCCCCACCTCTTTGCACATACACGGCGGGCCCCAGCCCGGCCTCAACAGTCCACAGGGTAACTCTATCTACATCCGGCCTTACGTCACGCAGCCCGGTACGACCCGAcaggcccagcagcagcagcagcagcagcaggccggCTGGGCCCAGTACAGCCCCACCTCCCAGCCCCCGCAGGTGTACCAGATCTCGTCCCACCCGTCGGCGCTGCCCGGGTCCTGGGCGCTCCCCTCCCAGCACAGCTCCTCCTCACATACCTCACCGCACCAGTCACAGGGCCACCAGACCTCGCACGTCTACATGCCCATCAGCTCGCCCACCAATCCGCAGGCGCCCTCCATCCTGCAGGCCCCGCCCGGGGGCGGGTCCTccgccggccccgcccccggcaCGCCCGCCCCCTCCGCCTCCTTCAGCCAGTACAACATCCAGAACATCTCCACCGGCCCGCGCAAGAACCAGATCGAGATCAAGCTGGAGTCCCCCCAGCGGTGCAACTCCGGCACCACCGCCCTGCTGCGCTCGGGCGGCGGGCCCCGCCCCTCCTGCgcctcttcctcctgcccctcctcctcctcctcggtgGGCGTGGCCTCCGCCTGCTCCACAGCGCCCCTGTGCATCGGCGGGCCCGGCCTGAGCCGCAGCCAGCCCACAGTTTACATCTCGGCCAGCCCGCCTTCCGCTGCTACCGCCTCCTCCTCCGACGACGCTGCCACGGCCCCCTCCGGCTCCCGCTCCCAGCCCAAGTTCTACATTTCCGCCAACGCCGCGGGGGACGACGGCGGCGGACGCAACCCCCCGACCGTCTACATCTCGGCCAACCCCCCGCTGCAGGGGCCCTCGGGCGCCCGTAACATGTCGGGCCAGGTGAGCATGGGCCCCGCCTACATCCACCACCATCCGCCCAAGTCCCGCGCCTCGGTGGGCGGCGGCGGCGCCGTCACCTCTCCCCGCGTGGTGGTCACCCAGCCCAATACCAAGTACACTTTCAAAATCACCGTGTCCCCCAACAAGCCGCCGGCTGTGTCCCCCGGCGTGGTGTCCCCCACCTTCGAGCCCACCAACCTCCTCAGCCTGCCCTCGGAGCACTTCGCCGAGCCTGACCCGCACCACCTCTCGGACCCGTTGTCGGCGCACAGGGACCGGCCCAGCGAGCCCCGCAGACCCAGCATGGGCTCCGATGACGCCGCCTACACGCAAG cccTGTTGATACACCAGAAGGCCCGCATGGAGAGACTGTGGCATGAGCTGGaactgaagaaaaagaagcTGGAAAAACTAAAAGAGGAGGTCAACGAGATGGAGAACGACCTCACCCGGAGACGACTACAGAGATCCAACTCCGTCTCCCAAATCCCCTCT ATTGAGGAAATGAAGCAGCTGAGAAGCAAAAACAGGAGCCTGCAGATCGACATCGACTGCTTAACCAAAGAAATCGACCTCCTTCAAACACGAG GACCAAACTTTAATCCCAGTGCAATTCATAATTTCTATGACAACATTGGATTCCTAGGTCCTGTCCCACCCAAACCTAAAGGTACTTTAACTGTTG GGCCAGAGTGCAGGGGGTCAGTAGACAGGAGAGGAAGGAAAATTAATGTGAGCTCCAGGTTAAAGATGGACCCCTCCActccccctgctgctctccctttGG ACTCGAGTTCGAAGAACCCAAAGACTGtaggggaggtggaggaggacgAGGGGGCGCAGTGGAGCTGCACGGCCTGCACCTTCCTCAACCACCCCGCCCTCAACCGCTGTGAACAGTGCGAGTTCCCTCGACACTTCTGA